In Xiphophorus couchianus chromosome 8, X_couchianus-1.0, whole genome shotgun sequence, the following proteins share a genomic window:
- the plac8.2 gene encoding placenta associated 8, tandem duplicate 2, whose translation MAVTNQPGKYEPSDFQTGLCECCDDLRVCCCGFFCLPCLGCSIARDMDECCMCGIGMPIRAVYRTRYNIRGSLCKDFYAVACCLSCATCQLKRDIKRRKEQGIF comes from the exons ATGGCTGTGACCAACCAACCAGGCAAATACGAGCCATCTGACTTCCAGACGGGTCTGTGCGAGTGCTGCGATGACCTTAGAGTCT GTTGCTGCGGGTTTTTCTGCCTGCCGTGTCTCGGCTGCTCCATCGCCCGCGACATGGACGAGTGCTGCATGTGCGGCATTGGCATGCCGATCCGCGCCGTCTACAGAACCAGATACAACATCAGG GGATCTCTGTGTAAGGATTTCTATGCGGTCGCCTGCTGCTTGTCGTGCGCCACCTGCCAGCTGAAGCGGGACATCAAGCGGAGGAAGGAGCAGGGCATTTTCTAA
- the cops4 gene encoding COP9 signalosome complex subunit 4 gives MAAEVRQELAQLMNSTGSHKDLAAKYRQILEKAIQLMDAEQLESLKAFVEAMVNENVSLVISRQLLTDFCTHLPNLPDATAKAVYHFTLEKIQPRVISFEEQVASIRQHLATIYEKEGDWRNAAQVLVGIPLETGQKQYNVDYKLDTYLKIARLYLEDDDPVQAEAYINRASLLQNESSNEQLQIHYKVCYARVLDFRRKFIEAAQRYNELSYKSIVHESERLEALKHALNCTILASAGQQRSRMLATLFKDERCQQLATYGILEKMYLDRIIRGNQLQEFAAMLMPHQKATTADGSSILDRAVIEHNLLSASKLYNNITFEELGALLEIPPAKAEKIASQMITEGRMNGFIDQIDSIVHFETREPLPTWDKQIQSLCFQVNNLLEKIRQAAPEWAAQAMETQMTQ, from the exons ATGGCGGCCGAAGTGAGACAGGAGCTTGCACAGTTGATGAATTCAACCGGATCTCACAAGGACCTTGCTGCCAA ATATCGACAGATTTTGGAGAAAGCCATTCAGCTGATGGATGCAGAGCAGCTGGAGTCCTTGAAGGCCTTTGTCGAAGCGA tggtCAACGAGAACGTCAGCCTTGTCATCTCGAGACAGCTGCTGACCGACTTCTGCACGCACCTGCCCAACCTCCCGGACGCCACGGCTAAAGCGGTGTATCACTTCACCTTGGAAAAGATCCAGCCGAGGGTCATCTCCTTTGAGGAACAG GTGGCCTCAATCAGACAGCACTTAGCAACCATTTATGAAAAGGAGGGAGACTGGAGAAATGCAGCGCAAGTTTTAGTTGGCATTCCTCTGGAAACCGGGCAAAA ACAATACAACGTCGACTATAAGTTGGACACGTACCTAAAAATTGCCCGGCTCTACTTAGAAGACGACGACCCCGTGCAGGCGGAGGCCTACATCAACAGAGCCTCACTGCTTCAGAATGAGTCGTCGAACGAACAGCTGCAGATCCACTATAAG GTGTGCTACGCCAGAGTCCTTGATTTCAGGAGGAAGTTCATTGAAGCTGCGCAGAGATATAACGAGCTGTCTTATAAGTCTATCGTCCATGAAAGTGAACGACTGGAGGCGCTGAAACACGCCCTGAACTGCACCATCCTGGCCTCCGCAG GACAGCAGCGCTCCCGTATGTTGGCCACTCTCTTCAAAGATGAGCGCTGCCAGCAGCTGGCCACTTACGGGATCCTGGAGAAGATGTACCTGGACCGCATCATCAGAGGGAACCAGCTGCAAGAGTTCGCTGCGATGCTGATGCCCCATCAGAAAGCCACAACGGCAGACG GCTCCAGCATCCTGGACAGAGCCGTGATCGAGCACAACTTGCTGTCGGCCAGCAAACTCTACAACAACATCACGTTCGAAGAGCTGGGAGCGCTGCTGGAAATCCCCCCGGCGAAG GCTGAGAAGATTGCGTCTCAGATGATCACTGAGGGACGCATGAACGGCTTCATTGACCAGATAGACAGCATCGTTCACTTTGAAA CCCGGGAACCCCTCCCCACCTGGGACAAACAGATCCAGTCTCTGTGTTTTCAAGTCAACAACCTGCTAGAAAAGATTCGCCAGGCAGCTCCAGAGTGGGCGGCCCAGGCTATGGAAACCCAGATGACCCAGTGA